The genomic interval GTTATGCCCTGTGGCTATGTGGTCCAGAAAGAGTCAGATTAATGTCATGGACAGTGTGAATGCAAGCTAGGTTCTTTTTCCATGCttagttccttttttttttttttttttggtctaaaTATGGTTCTTTTAAGGAGGACTCAAGTGTAAAAACACCCTACAATCATGAGTGACCCTTGCTCCCCCGGTAGTGAAGAATAATCACAGATGAACATTAATCTGGACTGAAAACTACTCCCTTTTCCCCCTTAGTCAAGGTCATGCATAATTCCTGGATTATCTTGCCTTCATATTCCTCATGCTCATCTCATTTTGCTAATAATTGTattgtacttaagtaaaaaaaaaaaaaaaaagagatctaAGCTTTCAGAGAAGTAAACAATCTTTTCAGCTGTCCGAATCACAAAAATCTGCAAAAGCATAATATCAAGCCCTGTGACGTATTTACCTTCATGTATCGTGAGCGCTGTGCCCTGACGGACTCGATAATCTCCCTCAGTCTCTTTGAAAAAGGATTATCCAAAGCCGGCAGAGAGGTCTAAACCAGcaaaacacacaataaaaattGCCAATGTTCACATAATCTCATAAAATTTAGCATGCAAAAATAGTTCAAGTATCTTGGGTAAAGTTTTATGTGTGCTTATAAAAACCAAATGATTTATGGACAGTatgcatgcattttattttattttaaaaatagcatttataaAGGGTCGTACCATGTTGGGGTCTATCTGGCTGAAGGCAGGTGTGCCAAAGATGTTCTGAAGCAGCTCCTGCTGGGCATTGACCCCCACCCAAAGGAAAATGTTCAGTCCATTCTCTAACAGGTACACTCCTCCCCTAGACAGTCTCTCCTCCGAGTCTCTCACTGCCACAGGCAGAGACATGCTCTCAACATCCAGCTGTTGCTGTAGAGAAACCGGGAATGTAACCATCACAGCTCAATTACAATATCAGATGGGGTGATATTACTGTATCTGTCTCTCACCAGCGGAAGCAGCCGAGGGTAGAAGAACACATGGCTCTCGGCCACATCCATAGCGCTGACCAGCTGTCTCAGGTAGGCACGGTCATCCAGGGAGACGTCCGCCCCAGGCTGCAGAATGTCACTCTTCAACACACAGTTCAGATACACGGGCAGCAGCTTCATACATTCTGGTAAAATCAACTGTACAGAGACAAATAGATAGAAAATATCAATACAATGTAGGATAACAGAATTACTGATATATGGGCTGGttaaaattcatcatttatcttgtttaacacatttattttgtcatcatttgctatatccagcaaagtaaactaTCAGATACAAGggtgattctcacaaaactatTTCCTGCAAGCTTTTTTTTCCAAGGTAAATTTAGGTGTCTTTTCCAAAAAAAGGACACTTGAAGACTCCAGAAAGACACCAAATGATATAAAGAGTCCATATAATTCATAGATTTATGCATACCAAAGcacccatgaaaaaaaaaaaaaaatacagaaaaaaaatttgtaCCGTATGTATACAATGCAACAACAGAGCttctttacattttagacaagtcaagttgaGATAccgaacaggaccacatggagatgtcaaaaaaaaaaaaaaaaaaaaaaaaaaaaaaaaaaacctaaaccaacCGCCATGACCTGACTGCATATACCTACTATAGTACACGGATAcattcagaattactaaacaaagcaacatacacatgacagataaaaacattatcctcaatgtgtgtgaaaatgtactgaatgcactgaaatgtgtctgtgtatAAATACAATGTGTGATCAGTGCATCAAGATGGTTTGCTTGCGCATCAATAAAACGGACTTGCGCATGCTTGCTGTACGACTCTTGTATGTCACCGCAATCGTCTTTACCTTGATAACAATCcgcatccatcaaaactttactagcgagacactggtttgctttatcctgCCGAGAAACGAAGTTTGTGTATGATCTGGCCATACAGCAGTGGGATGTTTTGTCGTTCTGTTCAGTCTATATTTCACACAGCACGACACGTGAGGGCTCGAGCTCTTCAGAATAAATAATTCACGGAAAACTGGCCTTGAGTCACTGTTATCTCTGCCATCCCTGATATAATAAGCCTGGTTTTCTTTACTGTTTTGGACTGATTGTTTGAATAATTTCACTTACTGGATAATTGGACTGAAAACTTCCCCAGAGTTTAGCGGCTTAAAATAATCTGATCGCAAACAGAGAAGCGATAAAGGGTAGAATAGAAATTTTCGACTACCAGGGTTACAGGTGTTTGTGCCATTGTAGATGCTCAGTGTGATAAACTCCTGATTCCCAAAATCATGTAACTGCGTAAcgtaaattacattaatgatGCAATTTCATGTGCTTTAGTCATTTATTTGGgttcaattattttaatgcgttaaggattttgaattaatcacGTGTTAATGTTTTAACGTTAATAGCCCTAATACAGCGTTTGAAATGAACACCCACCAAATGCGGGTGAAAACTGTAACGCATATCAACACTAGCCAATTTGGCGAATTATGATTCATAAATTACGTTCTATAACTTTTGCATTGCTATCAGAGCCCTTCCCCTAAAAGGAGCCTcaaacattagcaaaacaacACGTAAAGAGGGACGCACACTAAGAGAATTGCCGCGCAGCACCACAACTTTATAATTTCAGCACATTGTTTTCTATGATTGTACGCACACTGGCGGCGCCGAACTACCACTCCGGCTGTTCAAAATCATTGTCATTCACATAGTTTTCCATTAAAATACAACGATTTTGGACAAATATATGTACAAACTGACTTCACCCTAGGAGATTGTGTATTTTTCAGtaacaggtttgtttttgtggctTAAATAAATATGCTTCATAGAGAAATAATATAGATTGCACTTTATCTTTCTGTTTGCGATGTTTTTACAAATACCTTAATTCAAACTCACTGACACCACTTTGTTCATTCTTGAAGAGAACTTTTGCCTGTATTGTGATTAGATTCCGTTTTAAACTCCCGCCTTGAACTTGAGAACGCGAGTACAGAAAGACGCCACCAGTGTGCGATAAACCTGCCTGTGAGATGTCCGCGGCACTGCGCTTCCCGTCTGCTGTGCTGCCAGAGCCCTAGGAGACAATTAAGAGGCTACTTTTTCCAGCCTTTTCTCATAAATGCTGCATGTCCAAGACTTTTGGGCAAAAAGCACCCTAGCGTCTTTATTATTACATGCAGGTAATTACAAGAGAAGTCATAGAgaatttatcttattttatttgaatggtATCCGCAAACAGTGATTGACTGTCATAAAGCTGAAAACAATACAATGATTCAGTATTAGATATAagagtaaatatatttaaatcttaCCTGTGACTTAATCTGGTAATATTTCTGATATGATAATCTGGTTTATttctgatatttttgttttgttattttgtttatttggttttggtgctcaagaaacatttcttattgttatcattGTCATCATCAACAGttctgctgcttaatattttgtggaaaccatgataacacttttttcaggattctttgatgaatagaaagataaatgttgttcttttgatttgaaacaaatctttactgtcacttttgatcaatttaatgcatccttgctgaattaaaatataaatttctttcaaaaaacaacaacaaaaaaatcttagtgACCCCAAAGTAGTAGTGTACAATACCGTTCTAAGGTTTGGGGTCTATTTAACGATGCATTCTGGAAAAACTGTTTATATGGTTAAAACggtttacacaaaaacattaagcaacacagctgttttttaacattgataatactaATATATgactaataaatgtttcttgagcagcaaatcagcatataagaataatttctgaaggctcatgtgacactgaagactggaataataatgctaaaaattgctttgccatcacagcaataaattacattttaaaataaattcaaatacactgtaataatatttctcaatattacagtttttacactATTTTTGATCCAATACATGCAGCCtctgtgagcataagagacttctttcaaaaacataaatcttaacaaccccaaacttttgaatggttcaTTCTTCATTGTAGCACTTGTGGGTGGGTTTCTATAGTTACCTGCCCTGCTGAAGATGGACTGGCACAATTCTTGCGGTAACAGGCTAAGATCTGTGCACACTGATTCACCAGGCTGTCACGTACATTCTTGGTAGGACTGCTGAGTACACTCCGATATGCTGCAAACACATACaacaatattttcttaaaaCTCAAATCAGACGGTCtcaaaacacaatttaaaaaaaaaaaaaaaaagaaaaaaaaaaaaaagggaccTTTAAGAGTCTTAAAAGAAAATGACCTATATTATGATTAACTAGCATGTGGAATAATGCCCAACCGAGACACTAAATGCGTACGTGTTTATGGTTATGACAATCAATCACAACAATTTATTAATGACTTGCCCTTGCAGCCTAGTTTTATTAAATGATGTAGGTAGACTGGGGAGGGAGCTTTCCctctttaaacaaacaaaaaaaaagttaaataaaaataagatgaaaaaaaatttaacaaaataaaataaaatcttaaattgGTATAGCAGTGGTGGCCCATAGAATACGACAGCCGGAAGCAGTGAGGTGGCATTGATCCAACTGGCGTGAGAGGATGTTTGTGGTTTCACTCACCATATTTGGCGAAGAAGTTGATGATTGTGTCAGTCTCACAGTTCCTGTATAGGTCTGCAAGCTGAGAGCAACAGTTCACTGCCATGTTATGGATCCGAAGCCGTCGCTGACCATTGCAGGTGGTGTACAGAACAGCACACTGAAGGGAgagtgaagaaagaaaaaaaagaaaaaaaaaaaaaaaagaagagaaaggtACAGACAAAAAGGTCAGCACAGTTGAGGTGATTAAATGTTGAGCTGACTGAATTCAGTGTAGCTGACACTTCACATATGTGTACAAGactagacacacacacacctgcattaGAGCTCCAGTTTCCTCACTGAGCTTGTCGTCATGTCTGAACTCCACGGTAACGGTCTTGTCACAGTCTAGTCCTGCCAGCTCTACATCTGTGGTGTTGCTCATGTAGAAGGAACCAAAGAAGTCGGTCGCCCGGATACCTGCCACAGCACCGCACACAAGTTCAACTTTACCTTTATGCCAGTACTTTCAATCAATGGTATAATGAATAAACAGGAAGTGGACGAAGGTCACATGGCTTTGTCttttatgtattaaatatttataataatatgtaatatcaAAATTGGGACCACAGAACAGTGACACAAACCAAATCAtaaaatgatgcatttataaatttgggatttttaaaacgctgtttttactgtatttctgatgaaataaaTGCTGCGTTGGTAAGAATGAGAAAATTcactgaaaaacttttttttttttttttttttttaaatcacagtgaccccaaactttgggACGGTAGTGTATAAATACATTGTGGTAGGTAAATGGCaggatgaagaaaaaaaaaagaaaaaaaaaagtaacatttaaaatctgATGTACAGAGCTGTATATTCACCTGTGCTGGTGCGGACCCTCATCACTGCATCAAAGCCCACCTGCTTCTGCACATCTCTCCTCAGGTCATTGAGGAAACGCTCCTGGTCAGTCGAAGCCTGAAACAAACCAGAGTGTGTATTATCATAATGCATGTTGTTATTGGTTAAGGAAATTTTCCTGATCAGCTCATGTATAGTAATGATGACTAGGTGGTATAGTTTTCTCTTACCTGGAAGTAGGTGTATTTGTAGATGGATCCGCCTGTTGAAGTGGGGACCACCCCTAATGTTGCTACATCAACATACTGGTTGGGAAAGAGGAAAAGGTCCACACAGCAACCCTGTGCCACACACTCCTTGGCTAAGGTGTTGTAAAAACTAACTTGTGGCTGGAATAATGACTGCAAAAGAAATAGAAGGAACTTCAGGATGTGTCGAATGGACAGGGCCTTTCTAAAAACGTCCATATAAAtaccacatttaaaaaactcCTGTTATAATGTTCCCATTGTAATGAATATAATGAGCAGTAGAGATTTGAGAGGAAAAGGTCATGGTACCTTCTCTTTATCAGTGCCCACTAGTTTCTTATCCTCTCTGTTCTTCAGTTTGCCTGGAGCCTCAGCGATGGGAAGAGACGAGTGGAAAACAAAGAGCTTTCCAGCACAGTCTGCAGCCTAGATaacaaaacagaaatgtcattataaatgaacatttccACTCAGGGTGGACATGAAATACTCaaaccaaaacacaaacaaacaaaaaagttcttCCATGAATAACACTACACTTTTCAGAAATGCTCTATTTAACATCTCGAAAAGGTACAAGGCTGAAATCTTTTTGAATCACAATGAGTTGCGGGAATCATTTACATTCATATGATGATGTACACTCACTGAGGACTATGAAACTTGTGCTAATGCAATAAGATCACATACCTTGAGCGCTTCCAGCCCAGCCTGAATAACAGGCCCAAATACAGTCTCAGTTTCCCGCGTGTCTGCAAACATCTCAGGGATCTGATCCAACAAACTGGGggcaacaaatatttttataatcaatGCACTTTGATGGTCAAAAATTCAGGTTTCCAAGCCTTTaatgtgcaaattattattattattatttttttttttttttgaaagaaactgatacttttatttagcaaggatgcattcaattgatcacaagtgacagtaaagacaaattttacaaactatttttatttcaaaaaaatgttgcaatttttaactttctattcttcaaagaatgtatcacagtttccacaaaaacattaagcagcatgttttcaacattgttaataataagaaatgttttttgatcaCCAAATCGGAATCGTGAGACTGAAAGCCAGAGTAATGGCTgataaaattcagctttgccatcacaggaataaattacatttaaaaatatattaaaacagaaaagttattttaaattgcagtaacattacataatattactgtttttaccgtatgttgatcaaataaatacagcctttgTGAGCACAAGATgtctttcaaaatatcttaccaacaccaaaattttgaatggtagtgtacaaaAACCAAAGCCTACCTCTCAATAACCACCCTGGACTCTGAGACATTGACCAGAAATCCATCCAGTAGGGGCACAAACATGTCAGCCACATCTGACACAACCATCATCTGTGGCTGGGCAAGGGAGGCCTTCACATTATAGAAATGAAGCACTTTATTGTAGGTGACAAAGCCAACTCGAATGTTTGATTCCACATCAGGATTCTGTCTGCAGGAACAATAAATAGGCAATGTCAAAATCATACTATTAATTGTACATGCAAAAACACTTTGAACAGATTTCTGTAATTGTTCTTGATGGTTCAAACTGCTTCTTGTTTGAACTCTCACCTGGGCAAGTAATCCAACAATGTCTTCAGCTCCTGGCATACGATTCCTACCATGCCATTCTTCACAGCATTGTAGGACACGTCAATCAGGAAGATGAAGGCTGGCGGTTGAGGAAACTTGTTGTTCtgttaataattaatatgtaaataagcAATCTCACACGTATCAGCACAGATTGTAGTGGCATGATTGGATATACTGTACTTATACTGTACCTTACAGTAGTCCACAGTAGCCATAAACTCATAACTGCCCATTGAGAGCTCCGGTCGGTCGTAGCAGTCCACCCTCTTCCCTGTGTGATCCAGATGCTGGAAGTAATGGGGAGGCACTAGAAGAGTgaaagaagaacaaaaaaaatgaaaacattagaTATTGATTAGGATGAATTCAACATGATAAACGTGTTACTGGAGCATGACTAACCCTCGGTGACACAGCTGCAGAAGCCACACTGGAAACGACGGCCACCTTCAATAAACTGCATGAACGGGCACATATAGGCCTTACAGCGATTACAGCGGATGGGGCCACTTTCTCCATGATCTACGAGATATGGCGGTGTCTGCCAGTAAAAAGGAATGACGTCATTACCTACAGGACCTTTTGCAATCATTTTAAAGGCAAACAACAATATTCAGAGAATGTGGCACTTTACCTCATCTGGAGGCAGAGTGGCCAGGGGTTTAATGACAGCAGCCAGGGGCACCTGGGACTGTTTGGCCATGTCGGAATTGCAGGGCACGTTGTAGGCTGTACAACGGATGTAGCGTGGACTCGCATTTCCTATAAAGCGATGAATattatgcatatttaattaaGACCTGTAACATCATGGAATAAAGCCTActtatgctaaaaaaaaaaaattatgcagtATAAAGAATTTAGTAAGCATATTAAAGCTAGTTTTCCATTCCAATTCTCTATTCTTACCTTGATCTCTAACTTGGAATTTGGTGGTGACAAGAGGTGGGGcttgacctctgacccctgTTGTAAAAGGTTCACTTCCCTTGTTTGCTTTGTCATCCTCGATAACCTGAATCTGAGAGAACAAACACCAGCCTAAGAAAGAGTGACACACCTTTATTCATGAACAAACACAACACACCCTGACCTTTCACCTGATAAAACCTCTTTATGCCCATTTAAATCTAATCCAAACAGGATCAGTAAGTTTAAATGTTTAGCACCACATCTAATCATCTAAACCagattaaaggaatattcaagGTTGAATAAGTTATGCTTCATCAACTGTACCCGATACATGCTCTCTCAATCAGTTTGGCTCTAATATTACTGAACAGTCCTGAACAGTCATTTTTTAAACTTCCGGTTCCGTCGATCTgaagtcacatttttttttattgttaaatgcctgaaataaggtct from Ctenopharyngodon idella isolate HZGC_01 chromosome 12, HZGC01, whole genome shotgun sequence carries:
- the sec24c gene encoding protein transport protein Sec24C isoform X6; this encodes MRVRDELRMNVNQQPHMASPYGQPQPGYQGYPQPGYGGGHAPSGYPAQYAPYNGPGSAYQQGPPQGMRGPPTSGAPPVSGAQNYSQFGQGETQNGPPPMGAPPQRPPVSQTYTPAAVNLSGPQPPYGQQFEAPPVSMQQMTNQMASMQVGSTAPSPAGPGYAPPSVSQAPISAAYTPAAPPTFPLASTAPTQPLPTEAMAQAPPQSYYRVPPPAQQPFSSTGPTQPQAPPPVSQQSFPQVPPVSQPPFSTALPPGPTQSYGGPLPPTQPSFQRPLLPTSQPSSFPGGPPPTSTPSQFPGVMPPQPPVSQPSPYHSGPPPNATGFPPQVGAQPRPPLAGMQGPPMASQGPPMASQGPPMASQGPPMASQGPPMSQANHVPPSQHGMPPSPTNASLSGPPPQPGMQGYPPQQNGAFGQVRGPQPGYSGPYSGQPNYGAPSAAPAPAPPAPKRLDPDSIPSPIQVIEDDKANKGSEPFTTGVRGQAPPLVTTKFQVRDQGNASPRYIRCTAYNVPCNSDMAKQSQVPLAAVIKPLATLPPDETPPYLVDHGESGPIRCNRCKAYMCPFMQFIEGGRRFQCGFCSCVTEVPPHYFQHLDHTGKRVDCYDRPELSMGSYEFMATVDYCKNNKFPQPPAFIFLIDVSYNAVKNGMVGIVCQELKTLLDYLPRQNPDVESNIRVGFVTYNKVLHFYNVKASLAQPQMMVVSDVADMFVPLLDGFLVNVSESRVVIESLLDQIPEMFADTRETETVFGPVIQAGLEALKAADCAGKLFVFHSSLPIAEAPGKLKNREDKKLVGTDKEKSLFQPQVSFYNTLAKECVAQGCCVDLFLFPNQYVDVATLGVVPTSTGGSIYKYTYFQASTDQERFLNDLRRDVQKQVGFDAVMRVRTSTGIRATDFFGSFYMSNTTDVELAGLDCDKTVTVEFRHDDKLSEETGALMQCAVLYTTCNGQRRLRIHNMAVNCCSQLADLYRNCETDTIINFFAKYAYRSVLSSPTKNVRDSLVNQCAQILACYRKNCASPSSAGQLILPECMKLLPVYLNCVLKSDILQPGADVSLDDRAYLRQLVSAMDVAESHVFFYPRLLPLQQLDVESMSLPVAVRDSEERLSRGGVYLLENGLNIFLWVGVNAQQELLQNIFGTPAFSQIDPNMTSLPALDNPFSKRLREIIESVRAQRSRYMKLMVVKQEDKLELIFKHFLVEDKSNNGGASYVDFLCHMHKEIRQLLS
- the sec24c gene encoding protein transport protein Sec24C isoform X4, producing the protein MRVRDELRMNVNQQPHMASPYGQPQPGYQGYPQPGYGGGHAPSGYPAQYAPYNGPGSAYQQGPPQGMRGPPTSGAPPVSGAQNYSQFGQGETQNGPPPMGAPPQRPPVSQTYTPAAVNLSGPQPPYGQQFEAPPVSMQQMTNQMASMQVGSTAPSPAGPGYAPPSVSQAPISAAYTPAAPPTFPLASTAPTQPLPTEAMAQAPPQSYYRVPPPAQQPFSSTGPTQPQAPPPVSQQSFPQVPPVSQPPFSTALPPGPTQSYGGPLPPTQPSFQRPLLPTSQPSSFPGGPPPTSTPSQFPGVMPPQPPVSQPSPYHSGPPPNATGFPPQVGAQPRPPLAGMQGPPMASQGPPMASQGPPMASQGPPMASQGPPMSQANHVPPSQHGMPPSPTNASLSGPPPQPGMQGYPPQQNGAFGQVRGPQPGYSGPYSGQPNYGAPSAAPAPAPPAPKRLDPDSIPSPQASDMPPVQKTRHRIDPDAIPSPIQVIEDDKANKGSEPFTTGVRGQAPPLVTTKFQVRDQGNASPRYIRCTAYNVPCNSDMAKQSQVPLAAVIKPLATLPPDETPPYLVDHGESGPIRCNRCKAYMCPFMQFIEGGRRFQCGFCSCVTEVPPHYFQHLDHTGKRVDCYDRPELSMGSYEFMATVDYCKNNKFPQPPAFIFLIDVSYNAVKNGMVGIVCQELKTLLDYLPRQNPDVESNIRVGFVTYNKVLHFYNVKASLAQPQMMVVSDVADMFVPLLDGFLVNVSESRVVIESLLDQIPEMFADTRETETVFGPVIQAGLEALKAADCAGKLFVFHSSLPIAEAPGKLKNREDKKLVGTDKEKSLFQPQVSFYNTLAKECVAQGCCVDLFLFPNQYVDVATLGVVPTSTGGSIYKYTYFQASTDQERFLNDLRRDVQKQVGFDAVMRVRTSTGIRATDFFGSFYMSNTTDVELAGLDCDKTVTVEFRHDDKLSEETGALMQCAVLYTTCNGQRRLRIHNMAVNCCSQLADLYRNCETDTIINFFAKYAYRSVLSSPTKNVRDSLVNQCAQILACYRKNCASPSSAGQGSGSTADGKRSAADISQLILPECMKLLPVYLNCVLKSDILQPGADVSLDDRAYLRQLVSAMDVAESHVFFYPRLLPLQQLDVESMSLPVAVRDSEERLSRGGVYLLENGLNIFLWVGVNAQQELLQNIFGTPAFSQIDPNMTSLPALDNPFSKRLREIIESVRAQRSRYMKLMVVKQEDKLELIFKHFLVEDKSNNGGASYVDFLCHMHKEIRQLLS
- the sec24c gene encoding protein transport protein Sec24C isoform X5 → MRVRDELRMNVNQQPHMASPYGQPQPGYQGYPQPGYGGGHAPSGYPAQYAPYNGPGSAYQQGPPQGYSPYASFPSKTLATNLVSDLSSSSPLDLGMRGPPTSGAPPVSGAQNYSQFGQGETQNGPPPMGAPPQRPPVSQTYTPAAVNLSGPQPPYGQQFEAPPVSMQQMTNQMASMQVGSTAPSPAGPGYAPPSVSQAPISAAYTPAAPPTFPLASTAPTQPLPTEAMAQAPPQSYYRVPPPAQQPFSSTGPTQPQAPPPVSQQSFPQVPPVSQPPFSTALPPGPTQSYGGPLPPTQPSFQRPLLPTSQPSSFPGGPPPTSTPSQFPGVMPPQPPVSQPSPYHSGPPPNATGFPPQVGAQPRPPLAGMQGPPMASQGPPMASQGPPMASQGPPMASQGPPMSQANHVPPSQHGMPPSPTNASLSGPPPQPGMQGYPPQQNGAFGQVRGPQPGYSGPYSGQPNYGAPSAAPAPAPPAPKRLDPDSIPSPIQVIEDDKANKGSEPFTTGVRGQAPPLVTTKFQVRDQGNASPRYIRCTAYNVPCNSDMAKQSQVPLAAVIKPLATLPPDETPPYLVDHGESGPIRCNRCKAYMCPFMQFIEGGRRFQCGFCSCVTEVPPHYFQHLDHTGKRVDCYDRPELSMGSYEFMATVDYCKNNKFPQPPAFIFLIDVSYNAVKNGMVGIVCQELKTLLDYLPRQNPDVESNIRVGFVTYNKVLHFYNVKASLAQPQMMVVSDVADMFVPLLDGFLVNVSESRVVIESLLDQIPEMFADTRETETVFGPVIQAGLEALKAADCAGKLFVFHSSLPIAEAPGKLKNREDKKLVGTDKEKSLFQPQVSFYNTLAKECVAQGCCVDLFLFPNQYVDVATLGVVPTSTGGSIYKYTYFQASTDQERFLNDLRRDVQKQVGFDAVMRVRTSTGIRATDFFGSFYMSNTTDVELAGLDCDKTVTVEFRHDDKLSEETGALMQCAVLYTTCNGQRRLRIHNMAVNCCSQLADLYRNCETDTIINFFAKYAYRSVLSSPTKNVRDSLVNQCAQILACYRKNCASPSSAGQLILPECMKLLPVYLNCVLKSDILQPGADVSLDDRAYLRQLVSAMDVAESHVFFYPRLLPLQQLDVESMSLPVAVRDSEERLSRGGVYLLENGLNIFLWVGVNAQQELLQNIFGTPAFSQIDPNMTSLPALDNPFSKRLREIIESVRAQRSRYMKLMVVKQEDKLELIFKHFLVEDKSNNGGASYVDFLCHMHKEIRQLLS
- the sec24c gene encoding protein transport protein Sec24C isoform X3, yielding MRVRDELRMNVNQQPHMASPYGQPQPGYQGYPQPGYGGGHAPSGYPAQYAPYNGPGSAYQQGPPQGYSPYASFPSKTLATNLVSDLSSSSPLDLGMRGPPTSGAPPVSGAQNYSQFGQGETQNGPPPMGAPPQRPPVSQTYTPAAVNLSGPQPPYGQQFEAPPVSMQQMTNQMASMQVGSTAPSPAGPGYAPPSVSQAPISAAYTPAAPPTFPLASTAPTQPLPTEAMAQAPPQSYYRVPPPAQQPFSSTGPTQPQAPPPVSQQSFPQVPPVSQPPFSTALPPGPTQSYGGPLPPTQPSFQRPLLPTSQPSSFPGGPPPTSTPSQFPGVMPPQPPVSQPSPYHSGPPPNATGFPPQVGAQPRPPLAGMQGPPMASQGPPMASQGPPMASQGPPMASQGPPMSQANHVPPSQHGMPPSPTNASLSGPPPQPGMQGYPPQQNGAFGQVRGPQPGYSGPYSGQPNYGAPSAAPAPAPPAPKRLDPDSIPSPIQVIEDDKANKGSEPFTTGVRGQAPPLVTTKFQVRDQGNASPRYIRCTAYNVPCNSDMAKQSQVPLAAVIKPLATLPPDETPPYLVDHGESGPIRCNRCKAYMCPFMQFIEGGRRFQCGFCSCVTEVPPHYFQHLDHTGKRVDCYDRPELSMGSYEFMATVDYCKNNKFPQPPAFIFLIDVSYNAVKNGMVGIVCQELKTLLDYLPRQNPDVESNIRVGFVTYNKVLHFYNVKASLAQPQMMVVSDVADMFVPLLDGFLVNVSESRVVIESLLDQIPEMFADTRETETVFGPVIQAGLEALKAADCAGKLFVFHSSLPIAEAPGKLKNREDKKLVGTDKEKSLFQPQVSFYNTLAKECVAQGCCVDLFLFPNQYVDVATLGVVPTSTGGSIYKYTYFQASTDQERFLNDLRRDVQKQVGFDAVMRVRTSTGIRATDFFGSFYMSNTTDVELAGLDCDKTVTVEFRHDDKLSEETGALMQCAVLYTTCNGQRRLRIHNMAVNCCSQLADLYRNCETDTIINFFAKYAYRSVLSSPTKNVRDSLVNQCAQILACYRKNCASPSSAGQGSGSTADGKRSAADISQLILPECMKLLPVYLNCVLKSDILQPGADVSLDDRAYLRQLVSAMDVAESHVFFYPRLLPLQQLDVESMSLPVAVRDSEERLSRGGVYLLENGLNIFLWVGVNAQQELLQNIFGTPAFSQIDPNMTSLPALDNPFSKRLREIIESVRAQRSRYMKLMVVKQEDKLELIFKHFLVEDKSNNGGASYVDFLCHMHKEIRQLLS
- the sec24c gene encoding protein transport protein Sec24C isoform X2; the protein is MRVRDELRMNVNQQPHMASPYGQPQPGYQGYPQPGYGGGHAPSGYPAQYAPYNGPGSAYQQGPPQGYSPYASFPSKTLATNLVSDLSSSSPLDLGMRGPPTSGAPPVSGAQNYSQFGQGETQNGPPPMGAPPQRPPVSQTYTPAAVNLSGPQPPYGQQFEAPPVSMQQMTNQMASMQVGSTAPSPAGPGYAPPSVSQAPISAAYTPAAPPTFPLASTAPTQPLPTEAMAQAPPQSYYRVPPPAQQPFSSTGPTQPQAPPPVSQQSFPQVPPVSQPPFSTALPPGPTQSYGGPLPPTQPSFQRPLLPTSQPSSFPGGPPPTSTPSQFPGVMPPQPPVSQPSPYHSGPPPNATGFPPQVGAQPRPPLAGMQGPPMASQGPPMASQGPPMASQGPPMASQGPPMSQANHVPPSQHGMPPSPTNASLSGPPPQPGMQGYPPQQNGAFGQVRGPQPGYSGPYSGQPNYGAPSAAPAPAPPAPKRLDPDSIPSPQASDMPPVQKTRHRIDPDAIPSPIQVIEDDKANKGSEPFTTGVRGQAPPLVTTKFQVRDQGNASPRYIRCTAYNVPCNSDMAKQSQVPLAAVIKPLATLPPDETPPYLVDHGESGPIRCNRCKAYMCPFMQFIEGGRRFQCGFCSCVTEVPPHYFQHLDHTGKRVDCYDRPELSMGSYEFMATVDYCKNNKFPQPPAFIFLIDVSYNAVKNGMVGIVCQELKTLLDYLPRQNPDVESNIRVGFVTYNKVLHFYNVKASLAQPQMMVVSDVADMFVPLLDGFLVNVSESRVVIESLLDQIPEMFADTRETETVFGPVIQAGLEALKAADCAGKLFVFHSSLPIAEAPGKLKNREDKKLVGTDKEKSLFQPQVSFYNTLAKECVAQGCCVDLFLFPNQYVDVATLGVVPTSTGGSIYKYTYFQASTDQERFLNDLRRDVQKQVGFDAVMRVRTSTGIRATDFFGSFYMSNTTDVELAGLDCDKTVTVEFRHDDKLSEETGALMQCAVLYTTCNGQRRLRIHNMAVNCCSQLADLYRNCETDTIINFFAKYAYRSVLSSPTKNVRDSLVNQCAQILACYRKNCASPSSAGQLILPECMKLLPVYLNCVLKSDILQPGADVSLDDRAYLRQLVSAMDVAESHVFFYPRLLPLQQLDVESMSLPVAVRDSEERLSRGGVYLLENGLNIFLWVGVNAQQELLQNIFGTPAFSQIDPNMTSLPALDNPFSKRLREIIESVRAQRSRYMKLMVVKQEDKLELIFKHFLVEDKSNNGGASYVDFLCHMHKEIRQLLS